TGGGCCAACAGAGTGAAGGTGCAGTAGTCGGCATGGGCACCACACCGGATGCAACTTCCATGATCTTCACCTTCCACGGGTGGGTAGTACAGCAATCGCAGGGTGGTCAGGCTAAAGCGATCATCGGACAACATATACGAGTGTTTGTCCGTGAAGAACGAAGGTGGAGCACCCACAGAAATGGCCAGTGCCCGTAGAATGAACCTACCCAATTCATTAAAGTCACCTACTAATGCATTAATGTGACTGGTAAATCCTGGTAGCTGCTGCTCGGGTAGAAACTTGTCCTGCAGTTTGCATATATTGTAAGCATGGCGCAGCTCCGGCGTCCTGCCATCAAATCGCTCCATTCCCGGACTAACGTAGCCATGATTTTCGGCATCTGGAGCTTTGCTTCTTTCATATGCCAATTTAACCTCATCTGGCAGCTCGACAAAGTCATCGAAATACTTCCAAGCTGTTTGTATCTAAGTGATGTTCCAGTCAGTTCTTTATGGCCAAggatttaaaaattatataccTTCTCATTCGATATTCCGTGGTTTATTAGCAGAGCATAACCCTTTTCTGACAAAGCCTTTCTCAGGTTTTTAGCCACGTCCTCAATGCCTTTTCCTAAATTTATGATAGGAACAGCATTTTGTGAGAGCAGAGTCTCAATTTCTGATTCCATTCTTATTTTAGATTGTGAAAGTTTCTTATCAAGTGAACTGAGGGTGTTGTTTTTCGAACCTCAAGCAGAATAAGACTAAAGTCGaacaaagaatattatttttcagATAGATTGTATGAGAGATTGTActtattgttaatttttcataCTATACTTTTGGGTAGTATTGTCAGGTAAGGCGTATGTAGAAAACATGTAGAAGGTCATGGTTAAGTCATAAATCAAGAATATTTGTTTAACTACCCAAACACCATTCTACAATCGACGCCCTGATAATCCACAGATATGTAGCAGTTATCATTCATAAATAAAGACAATCAGCGCTTACATACGAATcgtttgtttattgtttgcaaataaaatatacaaaattacatTTCATCATAGAGTTGGGGACAGTTGAGCGCGGTGGTGTCGACAGGCAAAAGTTCAAAGTTCAACGATTTTTGCTCGCCATTCGCCTGCCCTAACATGTCTTCGACTTTCACAGTCCATAGGATAAAGTCTAATCACTAAACTATAATATTTGGTACTATTACACTATCCCAATACAGAAGGTGCAACGATCTCTAGCACTCTGCAGTGGCGACTGATCCAAACAAGTACTACAAATGGGGCCGCTTTCCTCGAACTAACAAAATACTACGAAACAAGCTTACGCGTCTACAGATTGTATAATATCCATCTTGACCTATGTATACCTAGGGGGAGGATATGGGAGGGAGGTGACTTGGGATGGGAGCGTGGGAATCTGGGCTGGGATTTGGAGTTTGGGATTTGGGGATTTAGGGATTGGGGGAAAGGACCATAAAAATAAGTGTGCATAGCTTAAGGTAGCGCCAACTAACGTCGCTTCCTACTCCTTTTTCGCCGCCAGCTTGGCCTGGGCAGCCGCCTCCTTCTTGTAGTTGGCCACGTAGAAGGCGCTGAACATGTAGGTGAAGAGTCCAGCGTTGAAGGTCAGGAGTGCGGCAATGGACTTGGGGAAGTTGCAGTTGGGCTGGAACTGGATCTGCAGCGTGTGCACGAAGATGATCAGGAATTGGACCtacagcaaacagcaaaacatTAAATCAAATCCGAGTTTAAATTATGTTAAAGAACACTTACAATCTGCAGGATGGTGATGTACTTCTTCCACCAGAGGTACTTTTGCACCTTGGGTCCCATCGCGGAGAGCAGGTAGTAGGCGTACATGATGATGTGGATGAAGGAGTTGATGAATCCCAGCAGGGTTCCATGGCCGCCGGCAAAGTACTTGACTCCAATGAAGGCGCACACGGGCATCAGGGTGTGGTGGTACAAGTGGAGGAACGAGATCTGGCGCTGTTTCTTGCGCAGCACAAAGAACACGGTGTCCAGCAGCTCCGTGATCTTGGCAATGTAGTACAGCCACACGGCACGAGCCATCTAGTAGgggtatttaaaatatatttaaggaTTATGAACACCCATAGATGCTAGAATACCATACCCTCATGGAAATGGGATCCGATTCATAGGTCACGGGCTGACATTTGAAGTTGTAGTGGCCACCCCAGCCGCCCTTGTAACCCTCGTAGAAGAGCACCCAGCTGAGGAGCACCTGGACGGCATTGTAGACCAGGAGAGTGTTCTTCAGCTCGAAGGGCTTGCGGTCGCGCATGTAACGAGGTCCTGCGTACAGGCAGAAGTACAGGTAGGCTCCAAGGATCATGAACAGCGGTCCGGGTGCATTCGACAGGAACCATTGCTAAAAGAAACCCAATTCATTAGTTATTCCATTAAAAAGTACGAAGCGCTATCActttctatttttaaatgccaTCAAAACAAAGAGAATTCAAACAGATTAAGAGGATTTAAACTTGTGATATGTTcacttaaaacaaatttagCAAACAAGTTAGTTAAGAACAAGAACCGCTTATGTAAATTTCGCTTTACCCAAGAATCTTATGTCTCTGTGCTGATTTCATGTTATATGAAACCCCAAAAGTAGCTTGAGTAAGACAGAATTTAGCGGAGTTTAACAGAAAGTGAAGCATTACAATGGCAGTAAAAgcagttttgttatttatttaattgattaGAGAACTAGAATAGACAATACCCACCTTGGTGCGTAGATCCTCGTGCTCCACGAAGAAGTTGACCATCCGGTCAACAATGGTCGTCGTCTCGTTCAGTCTGACCGACATATTGGCAGCTGGAAGAGTGGGGTAATCAATAGATTAGTTGGGTTGTGCACTGCCCCATGGATTAGCACCTTCTACGACCATGGCGTAGAAGGTAGAAGCAAAACGCATTCGATCTGTGTTTGATTTACGCGCCGTGAGCATTTCCTGTTAATCAACCAGGCACACAAACTTAAAGTAATGCTGCCCAAGGCGAAACCGCGCCTACGCTTCGCCAGATCAGCggagtatatgtatatatagaaacatatgtatattaaaagATAGTCACCGATATTTGCATGATCGTTGCGGGTGCGAAATGTCATATTAGTAGAATTGTGTAAATCAGGCATAGCGTTGCAAATTTCCGAATGCCAATAACCCGACGAATTCTGTTAAAGTTGCGGAAAAAGCCGCCAGGCAAACagtttaaaatgtaatttattgcGGGCTCATTCGACCGCTAAGACCCAAAAACGGTCGCATCAGCACTTACACGATGTGCATTAAATTCTTTTTACCACAATTATGAATTACGTATATTGTTAAGTGGCTGAAAGCAGTCAACGACTGGGAGCCGGCCAAAAACAAGGGACACATTGTGGCTTACGTGAACAGAACTGGTTTCGATGCGATTGCTATGGCTGCgttaacttggccaaattaGCCGGTAGATTCCCCCAGCTCCGTCTGACTAGTTTTTGTTGCGGCCTTTTGGAAAAACCCAGGAAGCAGGATAGTCCAAGGACAAACTGTCAGGTTCATGCATCATTAATTTTATGGCTTTAAGATGGGGCAACCGGTTGCCACTGATTATTGGTTTGCTAGACCATCGAGGCAGCACAAATCAATGTTGAGTTTTAAagcttaaaatataaatgatgAGGAGGATATCTGAGCCAATCGCTTTCAGACTTATTTATACACGTTGTAGGAAGCCCTTTCTTTGTCTTCAATCCTGGCTATTTTTATTCAAGACTTAGTCAACAAACCGGGAGGCAAGGACCCCAGAAGGAATTTTATGGGCATTGTTTCCAGCGAAACCAGTTTTcggtgcagttgcagtttctGCAACAGTCGATGGTTGTGATTATCGGTTGGCCAGCCCATCACAAAATCACAATCCTTTGGCAATGCTGACTAGGCGATTTCAATGTCCGCTGATCTCGGTCATTAACTACCCATAATGGTGGGCAACATCAATGGCTTCTTGACGCACTGCGACTTGGGCAAATGGCTGGCCCAGTTTGGCTTTGTTTAACCCACTTGGCCACTGGAATCATCATTTGGCCCGGgctaaattaattatttgagCACCTGCCATCTGCGACTCAGGTTCGCACTCCAAGTGAACGCCATCATCGAATTACCCAGCGTTTTCTGTACAGTCATCGCTCTTGGCGGATTGGCAGATTGGCAGATTGTCGGATTGGCGGAGCTGAGCGCCAAAAATGCATTCATTCGGCTGGATATTGAGATATTGACTAACGAGAATTTCGTCTGACTTATTTGCATTATTTCGAGTGCCTTTGCCGAGTGCTTTTGCAAGGCCGGCACTTTCAATCGACCAAATCCAGCCAGCCAATGGTGTTTTCGAGGGTGTGAAGATATTGCGCAAGAAATCCGCCAAGCCAACTTACAATCTACAAATTCTACAATTCCCAAACGCTATATCCTATCCTATATCAGAATAACAATTGATTTATTGAATGCAGGAAACTAAGCTTTCAACGTCTGAACATTACTCAATCTTGCAGATCTCTATGCTAATTCTAAACGTGTTTTATTTGCCAGCCAGCGTAGATAATGTTATAAACATTATTCcgtgtttgtttttatggctGCTCCACTAACCTGTTAATGCAATGCACACTCGCATTTCACCGGCTAaactcaaataaaataataaatgaaaataataaatattgtataatcaaatcaaaatgttCTACCGGTTTGCCGCAGCTGGCAATGAAATTTAATTCTGATTTATTCGGTGGTCGAGTGTTGAACTTGGACTTGgtttttgatttcaattttttggTTGTGGGACTTTCGACTGCGAAGCTCTTTTATGGCCACTTAACAGTCATAAATAGTTAGATAATATGTGGAGAATTCCAGTTTTTGTATCAGGCAGGAGGCCACTGCTTCCATGTGTGTTTCCCCCGCCCATCGAGAACCTTCCGGTCTCAGAGATCAGCGTAGACTAATCTCGTCATTGGAATCGCTGTAAAAAAATGGCATATTTGTTTGCCTATTGATTTTCAGAATCGTCCGATGTTCAAATGCAAATCAGTTTGGACTTAATGgccaaaaatccaaaagtcaGCGTTATTTTGCATACATAGTGTAGAACATTTCACCGCCTTTCAAGGGCCAAAAATGCCGAAAAATAAGACGACTAACCTAACGATGGACCAATGGAAATCTCTGGCCGGATTGGCCATGAGATCTGCTCTggttttgcataattttaaacCAAAACATTGCGCAAATCCTAGTCACTTTTCCTACAATGTTGACGGCCGTTTGCATGCCAATTAGCGATTGACAGTGAACGAGAGTGCGTGGCAACGACAgagtaaatattaaatgaagcCAAATAAtggcaaagtaaataaatattatatgtattGAAGTATCACCCGCTGGCCCGCCGCCCTGACGTCACATTCCAGTTTATTATTATGCGATAATCAGCGCGGTTAGAAGTCGGCCGATAAATTCTAGACACGCGCCGTGCAAAAGATTCGCACGTTTCGTTCTGTCGCCAAGCTGGCCACCATTTTTGGTAAGCCAAGCACAtggggcgtatacgcaatgtgcgGCTCATTATGCTAGGGATTCAAAAGTCGGGCTTTATTCTATTTACAGACTTTATGGACTGGACAAACTCTAGGCTGATAAGCGGACGCATGGGAAGGTCTAAGCGGCGAACAAAATGGCTTGGAATGTTGAGGACGGCACTCGTAGGTGAAAAGGAAGGGgagcactcaaaaaaaaatgtatcatAGTGCTATTAGCTATTAGCAAAGACTGAGTTTCATATGCAgcataacaataaaatataaatattataagagTTTCTTCCTACCCACCCGAGTGTTGGGCATTTTATGGATGATTTGGTTGATGGCTACCATAAATTTGAAACATAATGCAGGTTTCGTTTTTTGTCAAGTGTATTCCAACAAAAGAGAAGACAAAATATTGAATTCGAAGACGGAGCGGCAGCCTCTGATCCATCGATTGAATGGACCTAAGGCAATGGCATCGACATCGGCAACGGCAACGCATTAAAAGTCTCTGCGAAGGTCGCACGTTTTGAGGAAACAAAAAAGCGGAGTTTTGGTACCCGAACTCTTGCATTGGAGAGCAGCTTGAGATTCGTCCACATTATCTGCTCCCCAGTGCGGATGCGGATCTTTCGGGCGTGGCTAGCCAaacacatactcgtatatgtatagtatatagtatacatatgtgtgtgcataGTAGGCAGCATAGGCATCATAAACATTGGAGGCGTATTATCTGTGGTCTCAGTCTCTTTTCGTTCgctgatttgaatttttattggcttAGCTATTTTGCATTAGCCTTAGTTTGTGCTCTGACCTTGAACTAGTGGCTAGTGCGAGCTGCTGCAGGCGCATAAATTAGTCGATTTAAGCTAAAACCACATTACCGACTTCCGCGTGACGGcctgaaatgaaattaaatgaaatgaaatgaaaactttcCAGAAGGAATGCCAGTTAAACAGACTCCCGGCATTCCTGTCTCCAATTAACTGGACTCGACAAAGTTTCCATTACTACATTACTACATTACTACAAATGTCTGTAAGTGCTAATTGAGTCAACTCATTGGCAATATGTCTAGATCGATCGAGGTATGATGTGTGTGGGTTATACGGCAGCGAATCGATTAGATCGGCAGTTCTACAGTTCTACACCCTCGTCCATTGACGAAGGCGGCACGAATGTAAATTATTCCATATGCTTTCTTCTGTTATTggattatttaaatattggCAATTTGTCcttataaatatgcaattacCTGTAAATATTTCCCAATGCAATTGCACACGAAAAACAAGTCAAAGTTCGTTGCCAGAGTCTTTCGTTTGGACAGCAACAGAATAAATTACAAAGTAGAAAAATAGTCACTAATTGCGCATGCCACAAATCAAATCGCTCAATAGATATTCGCATCAATCactggctgtgtgtgtgacGGGCCCTTCTTTTAATTATGATCAATTAGGTTGGAGAGTCTGGGAAAAGTACAAAAGTACAGCGACAATTAACAGCTTTTCATAAGCAGTCATCAAGTGTTTCTCTACTCAATGATCATTAAAACTGCCTACTGTTTTTCCATCAAGATTAATGTCATTGCACTTGCGTTTGCAAGAATCATTTAGTCCAGCTCAAGGGTGCCCAGATTGACCTAGTCATTCTTATGAGCAATAGCATATGCATTCTGTGCGACTTCTGACCTCCAATATTTGCCATTGTCATCACCTACATCATCATTGTCATCGTTGCCATCACCATCGCCTTGTTCTGCCTGGCGATTTGTTTACCTTGCCATTATTATCAGCCTTTCTGGCCAAAAGTACCCCGTGCCGCCTTGTTGGGCATACAAGCCACTTGGAAACGCACTCGGCCGAGGGTAAGATGAAGAAATCCCAAAACGAGATGGAAATTTGGtcgattttttttattgtagGTGTGACTGCCAGCGCATGTGACCCCAATTGgattcaaaatattaaaatgtaatttgccAGGGCGACAAATGTCACCGAAAAGTCGCATAAGCATACACCATCACAACCACAGGGCGGAGTCAACCAGAAAGACGGCAACGTGCGAACGGATGTGCAGCAGAAACCTTTTGTGGACCCCGATCCCAAGATACCGTGGTAATTTCGCTCCCCGCCTGACTAACTAACTATCTGTCCGGGTGTTGACGCcaagaaaacaacaataaaatcataaataaacaaattgtgcGCATGCGTGAACGTCACCATCGCCGCCTCTTTCCAAGGGCAATTCCAACCGAATTATATTGGTGAAAAACCGCTGGCAACTGTATGATCGCACGAAGCGtgatattcaaattaaatttttcatgAATGAACTGCGCGTATGGTCGCATTTCGAAATAAAAGATCAACAGTCTGACGAGCCCAATAAACTTGTCATGTTCTTATCACATCGCAACTTCGGCCAAAGTATAAACGTAATGGCCAAGTTGGTTTCGATTTTCGTCGATGTGTATCGCCTCATTTAGCACTTCTTCTGATTGTTATTTATATCGCAAACTTGTCCAGTTGTTCCCATTGTGTCGAAAGTGTAACGCGAAATTCAGGGCTAAATCAGAGAGCTCTGAGATGATATAATGCTGACTGAAATTGCGTGGCAGATGCACACGAAAAATTTAAGTAATACTTTAATACTTTAAAACTCACTTAGAATAAGTATTAGTTACTTTAGCATCATATTATAGCTAACTAAACAATAAATTCGAACGATGGATATGTGGGAGTGATTTCTTTAAATAACCCCAAGGAACCCAAAAAGATTGTCCCAAAAAGaactataaatattcaaatcaaAGTTTTGTTAACTAAGCATCATTTTTTCGCACTGTGCACAATACAGTAGTAATGCAACGGGTAGTGGCATCTTGTATCAGGTCCAGATGCGTTCGACTTCATCTGCGAGGGATTACAGTAACGCTTAAAATTGATCAATCGCCGTGCGATTTACATATGAGCCACATTAGCTATGTGATTGACTTGGCCCACTCGAACCGACTTGTTGGCCATCTTCATCTGCGGGCAACGCAGCTGGTTTTGTAAgcctcctcttttttttttttttttttttgttcgctcCTCTCTGCcatgttatttatttatacaatatttagtttgtatttttctttcgaATTCGTCCATGCCCGGGTCTTTGGGCTTGGGTGTCGTTTCGCAATGaccccaaaataaaaaaatgtctCAAATCTTTAACAGGTTGCCATCGTGTGCGCATAACTTAGCATAATATCTAAACACACATTCATTTCGATTGTATTTCTTCTATAGTTCTTAAACACTTGCCTTTCTGTTGAATAAATTTTGTGGGGGGGagccaaaaaatattgaatggATGTCTGTGATTTATTTGCGGCACGACACGGCACACGGCACAAACgaacacacacagacaaacGGATCCGGCGAAGGACAAACACTAAAATCACTTTCTGTTATCCTTCGAGGcaatatcacgcatacgcgGCGTTGTCGATCAGAACACACACTGAACACGAGGCGGCTGATCTCGAGATCTCCAGCTCCACGAGTACCCAGCGAATACTTGGCAGTTGAGGCGCCGACAGCAGACTAAGCGATATCCCAGCCCTACAAGCGGTCTTGTAGCGTTCGTATCACGGATACGAATACGACCGCCTCGCTTTCGGCCAAGATTTGCTGCCACAGTCGTCGTCGCACTCGGCCAAGATCGTATCGCTATCGTTTGGCCGATGAACGCAACAGGTGAGCAtgagcaggcagcaggcagcagcacTTGGTTTCGGCCAGAATCCAGCTCCAGCTGACTGGCGGTCGTTGCATGTGCTTAAGGGCCAGTTCTAGGATCTCCCCAGCTAATTACCCATCGGGTAATGTATTCAATGTATGCCGACCGTAATGCGAAGTCGATAATTAACTTAATGAACCACCGACTGACTCTATATGCGATTTGCAACTATTTATGAGAAAATACGCGCACATATTGCAGCTGGCAGTGGAGCAAATCATAACAGAAACCAAATAGTTAAACTGACTGCATTTATCATCGACTGGCCCATATGCCTTTGCCATTGCAGGGggagttgtgtgtgtgtgtgtgtgtgtgtaaagtGTGCAAAAATGATTGTGCAATTAAATGGCCCCAAAATGCCTCCGGACCAAAGCTTCCAGTGGCCACTTGATGGATTTCAGCCGCGTCATTCCCTCATTCACTCGGAAAGTCACAGTTTTCAGGCACTTTTCAGGCACCGCACACTGCATTCCGCCGAACGAACTAACCCATGGTGTGGAGCTGAACAGAAGTCTACTGGGGTCCATAGACGCACCGACTACGGGCACAAATGCATGTCTGACATTTGCCACCATTGCTTTATGGCTCAATCAGATGAAAAAGACAACAAAGTTGGGGAATAATGCAGCCAACAGCGGTTCATTCGTTAATTGTTTGATGCGACACACCCACTCAGCCGACGCATTTATGAATCCCATGTGCACTTTACCGCGTTTCACCGAAATCTGTGATTCCATCGATTCATTCACAGATTGGTGTCGTCTTTAATCTTTGGATTGCGATCCGGCCGATGCCCAAATCGATTCCGATCGAGCTTCCGCCATTGCGAAGGTCGCCCCCGCCGAAAAAATGTTGGCATGCCCGGCGCGTGCCCGAATCTCATTTTGGAGGTGCTCTATGTGACGAAGCTTATTTAAATtgctaaatatttttggcaatttgagGAAGATTCTACGCAGCGCGTGTTACGTTAACAAGCCAACAATCCGCGCGATTGAACTGATTTCAAGGCGTGTCCAAACAGATAACAAAGTAATCAATCGAAAGACGGACAACACCACCATTTAATAGTCTAAAATACCATGTTCCGTAAAACAAAATACTTCCTAATTCAGTGATAAAGTACAAAATAAGTAAGGATAGGGCCTGGCATAGTCACAAGTGCAGTTTAATGTTTTATGAATAATCAACTACATATAATACTCGCCATAAAATGTGATGTTAGATTactttaatagtttttttatGGTGGTAATGTTATTGTGTTCATGTTTTGATGTTAAAAAACAGTCATTAGTAATCCACGCTTAAGTAAATAAAGGAGATATCAAAGTACTGCGGTACAGctataaatacaattatttaattgataaCTTAGCACTAGcttgtttaatttaatctttttcttttgtttctttaaattaatattaattggtAATGCCGCGTTTTATGTTTAACACTATTTCCAAATAAGCGACAAAACGcacaatttaataaatcaGTTTATTGTTAAGCGACGATTTCCGTAAATTTTCCATCcgaattttcacttttgtttctAATACAAAGCATTTCAAAGTCAATGTCGCCTGGCGGAAACAAAAGACTTCGGACACGAACTCGCGTCGATGCCCCGGAGCATTGGTTTATAGATACTAATAATGCTGTTCATTTAACGACTCATTCGATTAGAGCTTTTTATTCAAAGCATCTTTAcattggcaacaacaaaacgaaaataaataaaaacagtgGTCGGCATTATGCggttttaatgtttttgaaCTTGACAAGATACCATAATTTGCATGAAAATGATTGGATTCGGTATTTCTGCAAGAATAGGCCTGATCGTTAGGTGGCgattcacaaaaaaaaaaaaaaattcttccTTCTCTTTGTCTTATTTTGCTCTTAATTTAGTAATTTTCGGACGTTTTTGTCGTATTTATAGCTTTTTGTGGCAATTCTCATGCGCAATCGCCTGCGTACattaaaactcaattaatgcgTAACACTTAGAGAACGCTGATGGTGAAAAAAACGCAACCAAATGCTGACGAGGTGAACTCAGGCTGATTGGAAATCAATGAACTAACGAACTGGACACACAGCGGATGCTGTGCGACAGCCTTGACCATAACACTTAAACGCCAAAAGCC
This genomic stretch from Drosophila yakuba strain Tai18E2 chromosome 3R, Prin_Dyak_Tai18E2_2.1, whole genome shotgun sequence harbors:
- the LOC6537765 gene encoding elongation of very long chain fatty acids protein AAEL008004; its protein translation is MSVRLNETTTIVDRMVNFFVEHEDLRTKQWFLSNAPGPLFMILGAYLYFCLYAGPRYMRDRKPFELKNTLLVYNAVQVLLSWVLFYEGYKGGWGGHYNFKCQPVTYESDPISMRMARAVWLYYIAKITELLDTVFFVLRKKQRQISFLHLYHHTLMPVCAFIGVKYFAGGHGTLLGFINSFIHIIMYAYYLLSAMGPKVQKYLWWKKYITILQIVQFLIIFVHTLQIQFQPNCNFPKSIAALLTFNAGLFTYMFSAFYVANYKKEAAAQAKLAAKKE
- the LOC6537764 gene encoding 2-oxoglutarate-dependent dioxygenase htyE, which translates into the protein MESEIETLLSQNAVPIINLGKGIEDVAKNLRKALSEKGYALLINHGISNEKIQTAWKYFDDFVELPDEVKLAYERSKAPDAENHGYVSPGMERFDGRTPELRHAYNICKLQDKFLPEQQLPGFTSHINALVGDFNELGRFILRALAISVGAPPSFFTDKHSYMLSDDRFSLTTLRLLYYPPVEGEDHGSCIRCGAHADYCTFTLLAQDSEGGLEVKLRGSERWERVGHLPGALFINCGETMAIWTDQLYHALQHRVVVPDQVDTRLRGRHSIAYFCHPDNSALIDPKELDFTTNQSINGGTHNAYDIAMALAKGAYAHNYS